In Maridesulfovibrio sp., a single genomic region encodes these proteins:
- the ftsA gene encoding cell division protein FtsA produces MSKSDLIVGLDVGTTKICAVVGEPTADGVDIVGIGTAPSTGLRKGVVVNIEQTVQSIKKALEEAELMAGCEIRSVYAGIAGSHIKGFNSHGVIAVKGGEVTQKDVDRVIDAAKAVAIPLDREVIHTLPQEYIVDDQRGIADPLGMAGVRLEVKVHIVTGAVTSAQNIIRSCHRSGLDVSDIVLESLASSKAVLSEEEREIGVAIVDIGGGTTDLAIFANDSIKHTSVIALGGNNLTNDIAFGLRTPMGSAEQIKVKYGTALTDLVTTDETIEVPSVGGRDHRKMSKRVLAEICEPRCEEILALVDQELVRSGYKNMIAAGVVLTGGTSLVDGMQELAEQIFDLPVRIGYPAGIGGLKDVVNSPKFATAVGLLMYGAEKEGGSEQVFRIRDENVFNRILGRMRKWFTDIA; encoded by the coding sequence ATGTCCAAGTCTGATCTGATCGTCGGCCTCGATGTGGGCACCACAAAGATCTGCGCAGTGGTAGGGGAACCGACTGCGGACGGGGTAGACATTGTCGGCATCGGCACCGCCCCATCCACAGGACTGCGCAAGGGAGTGGTCGTCAATATCGAGCAGACGGTGCAGTCCATCAAAAAGGCTCTTGAAGAAGCCGAACTGATGGCCGGATGCGAAATCCGCTCCGTTTACGCCGGAATCGCCGGCAGCCACATCAAGGGGTTCAACAGCCACGGGGTCATTGCCGTTAAGGGCGGTGAAGTGACCCAGAAGGATGTGGACAGGGTTATCGATGCGGCCAAAGCAGTGGCCATACCGCTGGACAGGGAAGTGATCCACACCCTGCCGCAGGAATACATCGTGGATGATCAGCGGGGCATCGCAGATCCTCTGGGCATGGCGGGCGTGCGTCTTGAAGTCAAGGTGCACATCGTTACCGGAGCGGTTACTTCGGCCCAGAACATCATCCGCTCCTGCCACCGCTCGGGCCTCGACGTTTCGGACATCGTTCTCGAATCATTGGCTTCCAGCAAGGCTGTCCTTTCCGAAGAGGAAAGGGAAATCGGAGTCGCCATTGTGGATATCGGCGGGGGAACCACCGATCTGGCTATTTTCGCCAACGACTCCATCAAGCACACCTCGGTCATCGCACTGGGCGGAAACAATCTGACCAACGATATCGCTTTCGGCCTGAGAACCCCAATGGGCTCCGCCGAGCAGATCAAGGTTAAATACGGAACCGCGCTTACCGACCTTGTTACCACGGACGAGACAATTGAAGTTCCTTCCGTCGGCGGCCGCGACCACCGCAAGATGTCCAAACGGGTGCTTGCGGAAATATGCGAACCGCGTTGCGAGGAAATACTGGCCCTGGTTGATCAGGAACTGGTGCGCAGCGGATACAAGAACATGATCGCTGCCGGCGTTGTGCTCACAGGCGGAACCTCGCTTGTGGACGGAATGCAGGAACTTGCGGAACAGATTTTCGACCTGCCGGTCCGCATCGGTTATCCCGCGGGCATCGGTGGACTCAAAGATGTTGTAAACAGCCCCAAATTCGCTACCGCGGTAGGGCTGCTCATGTACGGCGCGGAAAAGGAAGGCGGCTCCGAGCAGGTTTTCCGCATCCGCGACGAAAACGTTTTCAACCGCATTCTGGGCAGGATGCGCAAATGGTTCACCGACATAGCCTGA
- the ftsZ gene encoding cell division protein FtsZ: MDYMEIEGDGQARIKVIGCGGGGGNAINNMIQSALTGVRFIAANTDAQDISKSLAEYKIQLGDKLTKGLGAGANPDVGKNAALESQEVIRELVSDSDMVFVTAGMGGGTGTGAAPVIAGIAKEAGALTVAVVTKPFYFEGKRRLLQAEKGIEELKSVVDAIITIPNDRLLQLAAKKAAFSEMLKKADEVLYYGVKGIADLITVHGLINLDFADVQAVMSNSGLALMGTGIARGENRAREAAMKAITSPLLEDVSIEGAKGVLINITCSPDMTIDEVSEAANIVHEEAHEDAQIFFGTVFDPEVGDEMRITVIATGIENAHDQAVAPTMDAQPQPQRAATITPRGMAPRQKETVTSIHQLGSSHAEEDRSIPAYLRHGANKPTEASGSQENVQRQPKQAAANSGEEFIFHDDDDFEVPTFIRKQAD; encoded by the coding sequence ATGGATTACATGGAAATCGAAGGTGACGGTCAGGCCAGGATCAAGGTTATCGGCTGCGGAGGTGGCGGCGGTAACGCTATCAACAACATGATCCAGTCCGCTCTTACAGGCGTGCGTTTCATCGCCGCCAACACCGATGCACAGGACATCAGCAAGTCTCTGGCGGAATACAAAATCCAGCTCGGCGACAAACTCACCAAAGGTCTCGGAGCAGGCGCAAACCCGGATGTGGGTAAAAACGCAGCTCTTGAATCGCAGGAAGTTATTCGTGAACTGGTCAGCGACAGCGATATGGTATTCGTAACCGCCGGTATGGGCGGCGGAACCGGAACAGGCGCCGCACCGGTCATCGCAGGCATAGCCAAGGAAGCCGGAGCACTTACTGTTGCAGTCGTCACCAAACCTTTTTATTTCGAAGGCAAGCGCAGACTCCTGCAGGCGGAAAAGGGAATTGAGGAACTCAAGAGTGTTGTTGACGCTATCATCACCATTCCCAACGACCGTCTGCTCCAGCTCGCAGCCAAAAAAGCCGCATTCTCCGAAATGCTCAAAAAGGCCGATGAAGTACTCTACTACGGCGTAAAAGGCATCGCAGACCTGATCACCGTACACGGCCTGATCAACCTCGACTTTGCCGACGTCCAGGCGGTTATGTCCAACTCCGGACTCGCACTCATGGGTACCGGCATAGCCCGCGGTGAAAACAGGGCACGCGAAGCAGCCATGAAGGCCATCACCAGCCCGCTGCTTGAAGACGTTTCCATTGAAGGTGCCAAAGGCGTACTCATCAACATCACCTGCTCCCCGGACATGACCATCGACGAAGTCAGCGAAGCGGCAAACATTGTACACGAAGAAGCCCACGAAGACGCACAGATATTCTTCGGGACCGTTTTCGACCCCGAAGTGGGCGATGAAATGCGCATCACCGTAATCGCAACCGGAATTGAAAACGCGCACGATCAGGCTGTTGCCCCGACAATGGACGCACAGCCCCAGCCGCAGCGTGCTGCTACCATAACCCCGCGCGGGATGGCTCCCAGACAGAAAGAGACTGTGACCTCCATACACCAGCTCGGCAGCTCACATGCAGAGGAAGACCGTTCCATTCCCGCATACCTGCGTCACGGAGCAAATAAACCGACAGAAGCATCCGGAAGCCAGGAAAACGTTCAGCGCCAGCCCAAACAGGCTGCAGCCAACTCCGGCGAAGAATTCATCTTCCATGATGATGACGATTTCGAGGTACCGACTTTCATCCGCAAACAGGCCGACTAG